From Sparus aurata chromosome 9, fSpaAur1.1, whole genome shotgun sequence, a single genomic window includes:
- the nr0b1 gene encoding nuclear receptor subfamily 0 group B member 1, whose amino-acid sequence MATLEGCRCRNNNSILYSILKSDSLATTEHQQQQQHPQQQQQQQQQQQLQHLLHKTSLPSTAAPASLQELRQQPCSCGSTRRRGVLRSPQVTCKAASAVLVKTLRFVKNVPCFRELPEDDQLMLIRSCWAPLLVLGLAQDRVDFETTETVEPSMLQRILTGVPDRQSEALAGQSSRGAAGVSVVDIEAIKAFLKKCWSVDISTKEYAYLKGAVLFNPDVEGLRCLHYIQSLRREAHQALNEHVRLIHREDTTRFAKLLIALSMLRAISPPVVAQLFFRPVIGAVNIEEVLMEMFYGK is encoded by the exons ATGGCCACGCTGGAGGGCTGCCGCTGCCGGAACAACAACAGCATCCTCTACAGCATTCTGAAGAGTGACAGCCTGGCGACCACCgagcaccaacaacaacaacaacatccccaacaacaacaacaacaacaacaacaacaacaactgcaacACTTGCTCCACAAGACCTCCCTCCCTTCCACCGCCGCCCCAGCCTCCCTGCAGGAGCTCCGGCAGCAGCCGTGCTCCTGCGGCTCGACGCGCCGCCGAGGCGTCCTGCGCTCCCCGCAGGTGACGTGCAAAGCCGCCTCGGCGGTTCTGGTGAAGACGCTGCGCTTCGTGAAAAACGTGCCCTGCTTCCGCGAGCTGCCGGAGGACGACCAGCTGATGTTGATCCGGAGCTGCTGGGCGCCTCTGCTCGTGCTGGGACTCGCGCAGGACCGGGTGGACTTTGAGACCACGGAGACGGTGGAGCCCAGCATGCTGCAGCGCATCCTTACCGGAGTGCCAGACCGGCAGAGCGAGGCGCTGGCCGGCCAGAGCAGCAGGGGGGCGGCCGGGGTGTCGGTGGTGGATATCGAGGCTATCAAAGCGTTCCTGAAAAAGTGCTGGAGCGTGGATATCAGCACGAAGGAGTACGCGTACCTGAAGGGAGCTGTGCTTTTCAACCCAG ATGTAGAGGGTCTGCGCTGCCTCCACTACATCCAGTCCCTGCGTCGGGAGGCGCACCAGGCTCTGAACGAGCACGTCCGGCTCATCCATCGTGAGGACACGACGCGCTTCGCCAAGCTCCTCATAGCCCTGTCCATGCTGAGGGCCATCAGCCCGCCGGTGGTCGCTCAGCTCTTCTTCAGACCCGTTATAGGGGCCGTCAACATCGAGGAGGTGCTCATGGAGATGTTCTACGGGAAGTAG